Proteins encoded in a region of the Malaciobacter mytili LMG 24559 genome:
- the cybH gene encoding Ni/Fe-hydrogenase, b-type cytochrome subunit, which yields MIKKHYEFSFWLRVTHWVRAIAIIILTASGFYIAYPFIAPAHNGGEPVNFLNALFRSWHIIFGFLLIAVTIGKFYLFFFDKQSHIERASFKDFINPMVWIKQIKYYLLIGKHPHGKGVYNPLQFMAYVGVYISIIVISLTGLILYIHVYHEGMGGFLYEILRPIEVLLGGLAWVRELHHIAMWIFIIFLPVHIYLAIFNSVYGKSGAMDSIFSGYRWIKKNEK from the coding sequence ATGATAAAAAAACATTATGAATTTTCTTTTTGGCTTAGGGTTACGCACTGGGTTAGAGCTATTGCGATTATAATCCTAACTGCAAGTGGTTTTTATATTGCCTATCCATTTATAGCTCCTGCACATAATGGTGGTGAGCCTGTAAATTTTTTAAATGCATTATTTAGATCTTGGCATATAATTTTTGGATTTTTACTAATTGCTGTTACTATTGGTAAATTTTATCTATTTTTCTTTGATAAGCAAAGTCATATTGAAAGGGCTTCTTTTAAAGATTTTATTAATCCAATGGTATGGATTAAACAGATAAAATATTATCTATTAATTGGTAAACATCCTCATGGAAAAGGGGTTTATAATCCTTTACAATTTATGGCATATGTGGGAGTTTATATCTCAATAATAGTTATTTCATTAACAGGATTAATTTTATATATACATGTGTACCATGAAGGTATGGGTGGGTTTTTATATGAAATCTTAAGACCTATTGAAGTATTACTAGGTGGTCTTGCTTGGGTTAGAGAATTACACCATATTGCAATGTGGATATTTATTATTTTCCTACCTGTACATATTTATCTTGCTATATTTAATTCAGTATATGGTAAATCAGGAGCAATGGACTCAATTTTTAGCGGATATAGATGGATTAAAAAGAACGAAAAATGA
- a CDS encoding HyaD/HybD family hydrogenase maturation endopeptidase — protein MNILILGIGNILFQDEGMGAHFIHYLDEKYEFTSEENSVSIVDGGTLAHRLIPLIVKYDYIIVIDCIDALNSKAGDVYFFDFENTPKEIDWQGSAHEIEMLQTLNMIKMNGDLPNTKVLGIIPKRVADDTTFELSQEVIIATSTMEHTIIEHLKDLNITCNIKNKDVTITDIAEVSYKREIINGPKI, from the coding sequence ATGAATATCTTAATTTTAGGTATTGGAAATATCCTTTTTCAAGATGAAGGGATGGGAGCACATTTTATTCACTATTTAGATGAAAAATATGAATTTACTAGTGAAGAAAATAGTGTAAGTATAGTAGATGGTGGAACATTAGCCCATAGGCTAATTCCACTAATCGTTAAATATGATTATATAATTGTAATAGATTGTATTGATGCTCTTAATTCAAAAGCTGGAGATGTATATTTCTTTGATTTTGAAAATACTCCTAAAGAGATTGATTGGCAAGGAAGTGCACATGAAATTGAGATGCTTCAAACACTTAATATGATAAAAATGAATGGTGATTTACCTAATACAAAAGTTTTAGGAATTATTCCTAAAAGAGTTGCTGATGATACTACTTTTGAATTAAGTCAAGAGGTTATAATTGCAACTTCAACTATGGAACATACTATTATTGAACATCTTAAAGATTTAAATATAACTTGTAATATTAAAAATAAAGATGTAACTATTACAGATATAGCAGAAGTTTCTTATAAAAGAGAGATTATAAATGGTCCTAAAATTTAA
- a CDS encoding nickel-dependent hydrogenase large subunit, producing MANKRLIVDPITRIEGHLRIEVEIDENNVIQKAYSSSTLWRGLETIVKNRDPRDAGFLMQRICGVCTYSHYRAGIEAVEDALGIVPPLNAKLTRSLMNQALFLHDHIIHFYHLHGLDWVDVVSALKADPAKASKEAFKYAKYPIATGENDLKAVQDKVALFVKKGQLGPFANAYWGHETYKLTPEQNLIALSHYLKALEIQRELAKMMAIFGGKQPHPQSLTVGGVTCIMDLLDPSRMGEYLTIFKMAQNFVDNAYYADVLMAAKAFKTEPSVVQKRGVMNFMSHKEMQLNRSEFLFDTGIIINGDISKVYPINEDLITEEATHSWYKDNQPLHPYEGKTNPNYTGFVNRDTIGMDGKEIHSKSIDEKGKYSWIKSPRYDGKPMEVGPLAAVLVSYASGNKKIRKVVDEFLALSGLPVEALFTTLGRTAARMLQTKAIADNGLEAFTTLIENLKVDQETYTSYKIDKDKEYKGRFIGDVPRGMLSHWIRIKNGVVENYQAVVPSTWNAGPKDANGLIGPYESNLVGMKVADISQPLEIIRVIHSFDPCIACAVHVMDTKGNDLGVHKVDPIYGAIC from the coding sequence ATGGCTAATAAAAGACTAATCGTTGATCCAATTACAAGAATTGAAGGACACTTAAGAATTGAAGTTGAAATCGATGAAAATAATGTAATTCAAAAAGCTTACTCTTCTTCAACTTTATGGAGAGGTTTAGAAACAATTGTAAAAAATAGAGATCCAAGAGATGCTGGATTTTTAATGCAAAGAATCTGTGGTGTTTGTACATATTCACATTATAGAGCAGGTATTGAAGCTGTTGAAGATGCTTTAGGTATCGTTCCTCCTTTAAATGCAAAATTAACTAGAAGTTTAATGAATCAAGCTCTGTTTTTACATGACCATATTATTCATTTCTATCATTTACATGGACTTGATTGGGTAGATGTGGTATCTGCACTTAAAGCTGATCCTGCAAAAGCTTCAAAAGAGGCTTTTAAATATGCAAAATATCCAATTGCAACAGGTGAAAATGATTTAAAAGCTGTACAAGATAAAGTTGCATTATTTGTAAAAAAAGGACAATTAGGCCCTTTTGCAAATGCATATTGGGGACATGAAACATATAAATTAACACCTGAACAAAATTTAATTGCCTTATCACACTATTTAAAAGCTTTAGAAATTCAAAGAGAATTAGCAAAAATGATGGCAATTTTTGGAGGAAAACAACCACATCCACAAAGTTTAACTGTTGGTGGAGTTACTTGTATTATGGATTTATTAGACCCTTCAAGAATGGGTGAATATTTAACTATTTTTAAAATGGCTCAAAATTTTGTTGATAATGCTTATTATGCAGATGTATTAATGGCTGCAAAAGCTTTTAAAACAGAACCTTCTGTTGTACAAAAAAGAGGGGTTATGAACTTTATGTCTCATAAAGAGATGCAGTTAAATAGAAGTGAGTTCTTATTTGATACAGGTATTATTATTAATGGTGATATATCAAAAGTTTATCCAATTAATGAGGATTTAATTACTGAAGAAGCAACACACTCTTGGTATAAAGATAATCAACCATTACATCCTTATGAAGGAAAAACAAATCCAAATTATACAGGTTTTGTAAATAGAGATACAATTGGAATGGATGGAAAAGAAATTCATTCTAAATCAATTGATGAAAAAGGAAAATACTCTTGGATTAAATCACCAAGATATGATGGAAAACCAATGGAAGTTGGTCCTTTAGCAGCAGTTTTAGTATCTTATGCTAGTGGAAATAAAAAAATTAGAAAAGTAGTTGATGAGTTTTTAGCACTATCAGGACTTCCTGTTGAAGCATTATTTACTACTTTAGGAAGAACAGCAGCAAGAATGCTTCAAACAAAAGCAATTGCTGATAATGGATTAGAAGCATTTACAACTTTAATTGAAAATTTAAAAGTTGATCAAGAAACTTATACTTCTTATAAAATTGATAAAGATAAAGAGTATAAAGGAAGATTTATTGGAGACGTTCCAAGAGGTATGTTATCTCACTGGATTAGAATTAAAAATGGAGTTGTAGAAAATTATCAAGCAGTAGTTCCATCAACATGGAATGCAGGTCCAAAAGATGCAAATGGTTTAATAGGACCATATGAATCAAACTTAGTAGGAATGAAAGTTGCTGATATTTCTCAACCATTAGAAATTATTAGAGTTATTCATAGTTTTGACCCTTGTATTGCTTGTGCTGTTCATGTAATGGACACTAAAGGTAATGATTTAGGTGTTCATAAAGTAGACCCAATTTATGGGGCAATCTGCTAG
- a CDS encoding hydrogenase small subunit — translation MKTTDLFSRLSKRLSSLEKLPKLDDKKSIPSVLEEKGINRREFMKWAGAMTAMLALPANFTPLVAKAAELSDRLPIIWLHMAECTGCSESLLRTDAPTIDSLIFDYISLEYHETLMAAAGWQAEHNLESAIERYKGQYILMVEGGIPSGENSFYLTIGGHGKTGEQNAKEASEHAAAIFAIGTCSSFGGVQAAMPNPTGAVALSKVTNKTVINVPGCPPSEKNIVGTLLHFILYGTLPALDAYNRPKWAYGLRIHDLCERRGRFDAGEFVEEFGDEGAKKGYCLYKVGCKGPYTFNNCSKNKFNSHMSWPIQAGHGCIGCSEPDFWDTMGPFEEPVADRLYDTVFGGLGADATADKIGVGLLTVTGIGIAAHAAISKFKNPKEDEE, via the coding sequence TTGAAAACAACTGATTTATTTAGTAGGTTATCAAAGAGATTATCAAGTTTAGAAAAACTTCCAAAACTTGATGATAAAAAGTCAATACCTTCAGTTTTAGAAGAAAAAGGTATTAACAGAAGAGAGTTTATGAAATGGGCGGGAGCAATGACTGCTATGCTTGCACTTCCTGCAAATTTTACTCCATTAGTTGCTAAAGCTGCTGAACTTAGTGATAGACTACCAATTATTTGGCTACATATGGCTGAATGTACAGGTTGTTCGGAATCTCTACTTAGAACAGATGCACCAACTATTGATTCACTTATTTTTGATTATATCTCTTTAGAATACCACGAAACTTTAATGGCTGCTGCTGGATGGCAAGCTGAACATAATTTAGAGTCTGCTATTGAAAGATATAAGGGGCAATATATTTTAATGGTAGAAGGTGGAATACCATCAGGTGAAAATTCTTTTTATTTAACTATTGGTGGTCATGGAAAAACAGGTGAGCAAAATGCAAAAGAGGCTAGTGAGCATGCTGCTGCTATTTTTGCTATTGGTACATGTTCTAGTTTTGGTGGAGTTCAAGCTGCAATGCCAAATCCAACAGGAGCAGTTGCCTTATCAAAAGTTACAAATAAAACTGTTATAAATGTACCAGGATGTCCTCCTAGTGAAAAAAATATTGTTGGTACACTTCTTCATTTTATTTTATACGGTACATTACCTGCACTTGATGCTTACAATAGACCAAAATGGGCATATGGATTAAGAATTCACGATTTATGTGAGAGAAGAGGAAGATTCGATGCTGGTGAGTTTGTTGAAGAGTTTGGTGATGAGGGTGCAAAAAAAGGTTATTGCTTATATAAAGTAGGTTGTAAAGGACCTTATACTTTTAATAACTGTTCAAAAAATAAATTCAACTCACATATGTCTTGGCCAATTCAAGCAGGACATGGTTGTATTGGATGTTCTGAACCTGACTTTTGGGATACAATGGGACCATTTGAAGAACCAGTTGCAGATAGATTATATGATACTGTATTTGGTGGTTTAGGTGCTGATGCTACTGCTGATAAAATTGGAGTAGGATTATTAACTGTTACAGGTATTGGGATTGCTGCACATGCTGCAATTTCTAAATTTAAAAACCCAAAAGAAGATGAGGAGTAA
- the hypF gene encoding carbamoyltransferase HypF: MVKSVLVKVKGIVQGVGFRPYVYNLCISLNLFGWVNNDEEGVNIALEAKESLIEEFLNTLKNSPPPLAKIDSIKILPKEFEDFKCFEIRQSENNFNKSTIISPDMAICQDCINDINDKTNPRYNYALTNCTNCGPRYSIINTVPYDRVNTSMSKFELCSFCKEEYINPQNRRYHAQPVCCEKCGPKIELFNNKNKKLKENYTAIEELAKLINQGEIVAIKGIGGFHLVCDATNDKAVLQLRKRKNRPSKPYAVMFKDILQVEKFANLNLKEKETILSKEKPITLVNKKQNSILSSFVAPNIDRLGCFIAYTPLHILLFRNLKNPIIATSANLKDEPIIRSKEELIEKLGMVVDYILDFNREIINAIDDSVVQIVDNKPLKLRNARGYAPTSIKLEKVQNKKILALGANQKSTIAIAFEDNLVLSAHIGDLNSINSVEYFIRTIDTFKRFYDFKPEILVCDKHPSYESTKWALAQKDIKLIQIQHHYAHILSTMAEYKLKKEVLGICFDGTGYGDDGNIWGGEIFIASQKEYKRVHHFKYFKLLGGEIAVKEPKRIALSLLFESFTLEEVLNLSHPLIKQFSINEIKMFYTIWQKNLNAPLTSSLGRIFDAIASFANLMHIQTYEGETGLYIEKYYNKNITEVYSYKIENEDIDISLMIKELLKDTEVEYICSKFINTLVEIILDISNKYKDLPLVLTGGVFQNKTLLEKLIYKLKEEKKEFYYSKEIPLNDAGIAIGQLYSQLL; this comes from the coding sequence ATGGTAAAAAGTGTTTTAGTTAAAGTAAAAGGAATAGTTCAAGGAGTTGGATTTAGACCTTATGTTTATAATCTTTGTATATCTTTAAATCTATTTGGGTGGGTTAATAATGATGAAGAAGGTGTAAATATAGCTTTAGAAGCAAAAGAGAGTCTAATAGAAGAGTTTTTAAATACTTTAAAAAACTCTCCTCCTCCTCTTGCTAAAATTGACTCAATAAAAATTTTACCTAAAGAGTTTGAAGATTTTAAATGCTTTGAAATTAGACAAAGTGAAAATAATTTTAATAAATCTACAATAATCTCTCCTGATATGGCTATTTGTCAAGATTGTATTAATGATATAAATGATAAAACTAACCCTAGATATAACTATGCTTTAACTAATTGTACAAATTGTGGACCTAGATATTCTATTATAAATACTGTTCCTTATGATAGAGTTAATACTTCAATGAGTAAATTTGAATTGTGCTCTTTTTGTAAAGAAGAGTATATAAATCCTCAAAATAGAAGGTATCATGCACAGCCTGTTTGTTGTGAAAAATGTGGACCTAAAATAGAACTTTTTAATAATAAAAATAAAAAATTAAAGGAAAATTATACTGCAATTGAAGAACTTGCAAAGCTTATAAATCAAGGTGAAATTGTTGCAATTAAAGGAATAGGTGGTTTTCATCTAGTTTGTGATGCAACAAATGATAAAGCAGTTTTACAATTAAGAAAAAGAAAAAATAGACCTTCTAAACCTTATGCTGTTATGTTTAAAGATATTTTACAAGTAGAGAAGTTTGCTAATTTAAATTTAAAAGAAAAAGAAACTATTTTATCAAAAGAGAAACCTATAACTTTAGTAAATAAAAAGCAAAACTCAATTTTAAGTTCTTTTGTTGCACCAAACATTGATAGACTAGGTTGCTTTATAGCTTATACTCCTTTGCATATTTTACTATTTAGAAATTTGAAAAACCCAATAATTGCAACAAGTGCAAATTTAAAAGATGAACCAATAATAAGAAGTAAAGAAGAACTAATTGAAAAACTAGGAATGGTTGTTGATTATATTTTAGATTTTAATAGAGAAATAATAAATGCAATTGATGATAGTGTAGTTCAAATTGTGGATAATAAACCTTTAAAGTTAAGAAATGCAAGGGGATATGCTCCTACAAGTATTAAGCTAGAAAAAGTACAAAATAAGAAGATTTTAGCCCTTGGTGCAAATCAAAAATCAACTATTGCAATAGCTTTTGAAGATAATTTAGTTTTATCTGCTCATATTGGAGATTTAAACTCTATTAATTCAGTTGAATATTTTATAAGAACAATTGATACTTTTAAAAGATTTTATGATTTTAAACCAGAAATTTTAGTATGTGATAAACATCCAAGCTATGAAAGTACAAAGTGGGCATTAGCTCAAAAAGATATAAAACTTATTCAAATACAACATCATTATGCACATATTTTAAGCACTATGGCAGAATACAAACTTAAAAAGGAAGTTTTAGGTATTTGTTTTGATGGTACTGGTTATGGTGATGATGGTAATATTTGGGGTGGAGAGATTTTTATTGCTTCACAAAAAGAGTATAAAAGAGTTCATCACTTTAAGTATTTTAAACTATTAGGTGGAGAAATTGCTGTAAAAGAACCAAAAAGAATAGCTTTATCTTTACTTTTTGAAAGTTTTACTTTGGAAGAAGTATTAAACTTATCTCATCCTTTAATAAAACAGTTTTCTATAAATGAAATTAAGATGTTTTATACTATTTGGCAAAAAAACTTAAATGCTCCTCTTACAAGCTCACTAGGTAGAATCTTTGATGCAATTGCCTCCTTTGCAAATCTTATGCATATTCAAACTTATGAGGGAGAAACAGGTCTTTATATAGAGAAATATTATAATAAAAATATAACTGAAGTTTACTCTTATAAAATTGAAAATGAAGATATTGATATTTCTTTAATGATAAAAGAGTTATTAAAAGATACAGAAGTTGAATATATTTGTAGTAAATTTATTAATACTTTAGTAGAAATTATTTTAGATATTTCAAATAAATATAAAGATTTACCCCTTGTCTTAACAGGCGG